From a region of the Hymenobacter jejuensis genome:
- a CDS encoding sensor histidine kinase codes for MNENEFESTTLPSPHQTLLRDALIGGAAWMGCMLLLLLSEAERELLLFWTLLLPSGLLFYGFAVNTLIPNCLRKSHPLRSYLLRSVGVLLVLLIPVWVAGLLLSRSEDEAAEFGFLVTICHLLVTVPLAWVISQRRRRAHAELYGLKTELGQSTATLDFLRSQINPHFLFNALNTLYGTALQENSERTAHGIQLLGDMMRFMLHENHQPKILLSREIEYLRNYIELQSLRTATSSTVAIQTTIDEVVDEQFIAPMLLIPFVENAFKHGISLQEPSWIRITLHCTQNALYFDVYNSTHTKREQGVEKENAGIGLDNVRQRLALLYPERHELVIRETVEEYFVHLTLQL; via the coding sequence ATGAACGAGAACGAGTTTGAATCGACAACTCTTCCATCGCCCCACCAAACCTTGCTTCGCGACGCCCTGATTGGAGGGGCAGCGTGGATGGGCTGTATGTTGCTGCTGTTGCTGTCCGAAGCGGAACGAGAACTGCTGTTGTTCTGGACCTTACTGCTGCCTTCCGGGCTGCTCTTTTACGGCTTTGCGGTTAATACACTGATACCTAACTGCTTGCGTAAATCGCATCCGCTGCGCAGCTACTTGCTAAGAAGCGTAGGGGTGTTGCTCGTGCTGCTTATACCGGTGTGGGTGGCGGGGCTGCTTCTGTCGCGTAGCGAAGACGAAGCCGCGGAGTTTGGCTTCTTGGTTACCATCTGTCACCTGCTGGTAACGGTGCCGCTCGCTTGGGTGATTTCTCAGCGCCGCCGGCGCGCACACGCCGAGCTCTACGGACTGAAAACCGAGCTGGGCCAGTCGACGGCCACGCTGGATTTTCTGCGCTCCCAGATCAACCCGCACTTCTTGTTCAACGCCCTGAATACGCTCTACGGTACGGCATTGCAAGAAAATAGCGAGCGCACGGCGCACGGCATTCAGTTGCTGGGCGACATGATGCGCTTCATGCTCCACGAAAACCACCAGCCCAAAATTCTGCTTTCCCGCGAAATCGAGTACCTGCGCAACTACATTGAGTTGCAGTCGCTGCGGACGGCAACTTCGTCCACTGTGGCCATCCAAACCACTATTGACGAGGTTGTAGACGAGCAATTCATCGCGCCAATGCTGCTGATTCCGTTTGTGGAAAATGCCTTTAAGCACGGCATCAGCCTGCAAGAGCCCTCCTGGATTCGGATTACGCTGCATTGCACGCAGAACGCGCTCTATTTTGATGTGTACAACAGCACCCACACCAAGCGGGAACAGGGCGTTGAAAAGGAGAACGCCGGCATCGGGCTCGACAACGTGAGGCAGCGGCTGGCTCTGCTGTATCCGGAGCGGCATGAGTTGGTTATCCGGGAAACCGTAGAGGAGTATTTCGTGCACCTGACGTTGCAGTTGTAA